From a region of the Hyphomicrobiales bacterium genome:
- a CDS encoding UbiD family decarboxylase, with translation MTAVTLNPATYRSLGDFLARIEQAGGLVRVTAPVSTRLEMTEIQTRLLAEGGPAVLFEKPIRADGRASAMPVLVNLFGTVERVAWGLGCEVAGLRDLGERLAALQSPDPVDGVRDAIDRLPLLRAAMTMRPKSVRAAPVMQVVCEGDAVDLTQLPVQCCWPGEPAPLITWPLVITKGPGEAREDTYNMGVYRMQVLDERRAIIRWLAQRGGARHHRLWAERGEPMPVAVAIGADPGTMLAAVTPVPELLSEYRFAGLLRGAKLELAPCRTVPLKVPAHAEIVLEGHVSIEETAPEGPYGDHTGYYNAVESFPVFTVSAIARRQKPIYLSTFTGRPPDEPSVMARALNEVFLPLLRRQFPEIVDCYLPPEACSYRVAVVSIAKRYPGQARRVMMGLWSLLPQFSYTKLIIVVDEDIDARDWRDVMWAIATRSDAARDAMIVDNTPIDYLDFASPRSGLGGKMGIDATNKIGGETDREWGVPLRMSDEVVRAVDEKWAALGLPGSGRAIWRQRPKS, from the coding sequence ATGACGGCTGTGACCTTAAACCCGGCGACATACCGCTCGCTGGGGGATTTTCTTGCCCGCATCGAGCAGGCGGGTGGGCTCGTCCGCGTCACCGCGCCGGTCTCGACCCGCCTCGAAATGACCGAGATCCAGACCCGGCTCCTGGCCGAGGGGGGGCCTGCGGTTCTGTTCGAGAAGCCGATCAGGGCAGACGGGAGGGCGAGCGCGATGCCGGTCCTGGTCAATCTGTTCGGGACCGTCGAGCGGGTCGCCTGGGGGCTCGGCTGCGAAGTCGCCGGTTTGCGGGACCTTGGCGAACGCTTGGCAGCATTGCAAAGCCCCGATCCGGTCGATGGAGTGCGCGACGCCATCGACAGGTTGCCTTTGCTGCGCGCCGCCATGACCATGCGCCCGAAGTCGGTGCGCGCCGCGCCGGTCATGCAGGTGGTGTGCGAGGGCGACGCGGTGGATCTGACGCAACTCCCCGTGCAGTGCTGCTGGCCGGGCGAGCCGGCGCCGCTCATCACCTGGCCATTGGTGATCACCAAGGGCCCCGGCGAGGCCCGCGAGGACACCTACAATATGGGCGTCTACCGCATGCAGGTTCTGGATGAACGCCGCGCCATCATCCGCTGGCTCGCGCAACGCGGCGGCGCCCGCCATCACCGCCTGTGGGCCGAACGCGGCGAACCGATGCCCGTTGCCGTCGCCATCGGCGCCGACCCGGGCACGATGCTGGCCGCGGTGACGCCGGTGCCGGAGCTTCTGTCGGAATACCGCTTCGCCGGGCTGTTGCGCGGCGCCAAGCTGGAGCTTGCGCCCTGCCGCACCGTCCCGCTCAAGGTACCGGCCCATGCCGAAATCGTGCTGGAGGGCCATGTCTCCATCGAGGAGACGGCGCCCGAGGGCCCCTATGGCGACCATACCGGCTATTACAACGCCGTCGAATCCTTCCCGGTCTTCACGGTGAGCGCGATCGCGCGGCGCCAGAAGCCGATCTATCTTTCCACCTTCACCGGCCGCCCGCCGGACGAGCCGTCGGTCATGGCCCGTGCCCTCAACGAGGTGTTTCTGCCGCTCCTGCGGCGTCAGTTCCCGGAGATCGTCGACTGCTATCTGCCGCCGGAAGCCTGTTCCTACCGCGTCGCCGTGGTGTCGATCGCCAAGCGCTATCCGGGCCAGGCGCGGCGCGTCATGATGGGCCTGTGGTCGTTGCTACCGCAGTTCAGCTACACGAAGCTGATCATCGTCGTCGACGAGGATATCGACGCCCGCGACTGGCGCGACGTGATGTGGGCCATCGCTACCCGCTCAGATGCGGCGCGCGACGCCATGATCGTCGACAATACGCCCATCGACTATCTCGATTTCGCTTCGCCGCGCTCCGGTCTCGGCGGCAAGATGGGCATCGACGCGACCAACAAGATCGGCGGCGAGACCGACCGCGAATGGGGCGTTCCGCTGCGCATGTCGGACGAGGTCGTCCGCGCGGTCGACGAGAAGTGGGCAGCGCTCGGCCTTCCCGGCAGCGGCCGGGCGATCTGGCGGCAGCGGCCAAAGTCATGA
- a CDS encoding RES family NAD+ phosphorylase yields MGGAHRIRDNALIDALEGAPSIRFDGTVWRVAREGHDVPMCGSAGGRWDDGTFDVLYTSMEDAGAVAELFFHLSRGQPVIPSKVAYHLFELRVAIERTLRLADLDAIAALGVEVARYGVLSHADRQQEYPRTQDIAETAHFVGFDGLIVPSARWACANVIVFCDRVKSDAMEIAKDYGRIDWEQWRGKARS; encoded by the coding sequence ATGGGTGGCGCTCATCGCATCCGGGACAACGCCCTGATCGATGCGCTGGAGGGCGCGCCATCCATTCGTTTCGACGGCACGGTCTGGCGCGTCGCGCGCGAGGGCCACGATGTTCCGATGTGCGGTTCGGCGGGCGGGCGCTGGGACGACGGGACTTTCGATGTCCTCTACACCTCCATGGAGGATGCCGGTGCCGTCGCCGAGTTGTTTTTCCATCTGTCGCGCGGTCAGCCGGTGATCCCCTCAAAGGTCGCCTACCACCTGTTCGAGCTGCGGGTCGCCATCGAGCGGACACTGCGGCTCGCCGACCTCGACGCCATCGCCGCGCTGGGCGTGGAGGTCGCCCGATACGGCGTGCTCTCGCACGCCGACCGGCAGCAGGAATATCCCCGCACCCAGGACATCGCCGAGACGGCGCATTTCGTCGGCTTCGACGGCCTCATCGTCCCCAGCGCCCGCTGGGCGTGCGCGAACGTGATCGTGTTTTGCGATCGCGTCAAATCGGATGCCATGGAAATCGCAAAGGATTACGGGCGGATCGACTGGGAGCAATGGCGCGGCAAGGCGCGTTCATGA
- a CDS encoding helix-turn-helix transcriptional regulator gives MTAAQGTVARYIDELREFGGLKGTDIANIADVSKATVSRWSSGAMNPHPRTQLILSDLHYVVGRLQEYYSADDIRTWLYARHPQLDGARAIDLINEGQSERVLNVLERLDAEVYL, from the coding sequence ATGACGGCGGCACAAGGAACGGTGGCACGCTATATCGACGAGCTGCGGGAGTTCGGCGGGTTGAAGGGGACGGACATCGCCAACATCGCCGACGTGTCGAAGGCGACGGTGTCGCGCTGGTCGAGCGGCGCGATGAACCCGCATCCGCGCACCCAGCTCATCCTTTCCGACCTGCACTACGTGGTCGGCCGGCTGCAGGAATATTATTCGGCGGACGATATCCGGACCTGGCTCTATGCCCGCCACCCCCAGCTCGACGGAGCGCGGGCGATCGACCTCATCAATGAGGGGCAGTCCGAACGGGTCCTGAACGTTCTCGAACGCCTCGATGCGGAGGTCTATCTGTAA
- the dusA gene encoding tRNA dihydrouridine(20/20a) synthase DusA encodes MIAERIFAVAPMMEWTDRHCRYFHRLLTARALLYTEMVTADAVIHGDRERLIGFSEEEQPVAVQLGGSDPTKLAAAARIAEGFGYREINLNVGCPSDRVQSGRFGACLMAEPALVAECVAAMQAAVSLPVTVKCRIGIDDQDAEDALDTFIDTVAAAGCTTFVIHARKAWLEGLSPRENRDVPPLDQGRVYRLKARRPDLCVVLNGGIGSLDEAAAHLAHLDGVMMGRAAYQSPWRLAEADGRLFGDRAPAPEPAEIVERMIPYIERELARGTRLHRIARHMTGLFQGVPGARAWRRTLSEEGVRPDAGVEVLRAALALVRPQALAAAE; translated from the coding sequence ATGATCGCCGAACGCATTTTCGCCGTCGCGCCGATGATGGAGTGGACCGACCGCCATTGCCGGTACTTTCACCGGCTGCTGACGGCCCGCGCGCTGCTCTACACCGAGATGGTCACCGCCGATGCGGTGATCCACGGCGACCGCGAGCGGCTGATCGGCTTCAGCGAAGAGGAGCAGCCGGTGGCGGTCCAGCTCGGCGGCTCGGACCCCACGAAGCTCGCCGCGGCCGCGCGGATCGCCGAAGGGTTCGGCTACCGGGAAATCAACCTCAATGTCGGCTGTCCCTCCGATCGCGTCCAATCCGGCCGCTTCGGCGCCTGCCTGATGGCCGAGCCGGCGCTGGTCGCGGAATGCGTCGCCGCCATGCAGGCCGCGGTTTCGCTTCCGGTGACCGTCAAATGCCGCATCGGCATCGACGATCAGGACGCCGAGGATGCGCTCGACACCTTCATTGATACGGTTGCGGCGGCCGGCTGCACGACCTTCGTCATCCATGCCCGCAAGGCCTGGCTCGAAGGACTGAGCCCGAGAGAGAACCGGGACGTGCCGCCGCTCGATCAGGGCCGCGTCTACCGGCTCAAGGCGCGCCGCCCGGACCTTTGCGTCGTGCTCAATGGCGGCATCGGCAGCCTCGACGAGGCAGCGGCCCATCTTGCCCATCTCGACGGGGTGATGATGGGCCGTGCCGCCTATCAAAGCCCGTGGCGTCTCGCCGAGGCCGACGGACGCCTGTTCGGCGACCGGGCGCCGGCGCCCGAGCCGGCTGAAATCGTCGAGCGGATGATCCCCTATATCGAGCGCGAGCTTGCCCGCGGCACGAGGCTGCACCGGATCGCCCGCCATATGACAGGCCTGTTCCAGGGGGTGCCCGGCGCGCGCGCCTGGCGGCGGACCCTGAGCGAAGAGGGTGTGCGCCCGGACGCGGGAGTCGAAGTGCTGCGCGCCGCGCTCGCCTTGGTCAGGCCGCAGGCGCTGGCCGCCGCGGAGTAA
- a CDS encoding phosphomannomutase/phosphoglucomutase, with protein sequence MFPRPVASLTPNTADFERLPLVKETGFREYDARWLFPEEINLMGVQALGLGLGTLFKEMGVTPPAIVVGHDYRSYSLSIKQALLSGLLGTGCEVHDIGLALSPMAYFAQFALDVAGVAMVTASHNDNGWTGVKMGCARPLTFGPDEMIALKEITLSGRFAADGGGSYRFVEDFAEVYLGAIADRPQLKRPIRAVAACGNGTAGAFAPEALKRIGADVVPLDTALDYTFPRYNPNPEDLAMLAAVAEKVRESGADVGLAFDGDGDRCGVIDNEGSAIFADKVGVMLARDISARHEKAKFVVDVKSTGLFLTDPVLIANGATTEYWKTGHSYIKRRSFETGALAGFEKSGHFFFNPPLGRGYDDGLVAAFAVLDMMDRNPDKTLAEMQRALPKTWQSPTMSPHCADEEKYAVVDKAVAHFQDLAKRRAKVAGQDIRELVTVNGVRVVLADGTWGLVRASSNKPELVVVVESPTSEQNMRAIFEAIDAHLSTYPQVGEYNQKI encoded by the coding sequence ATGTTTCCGAGACCCGTCGCCTCGCTCACGCCCAATACCGCCGACTTCGAGCGCCTGCCGCTGGTCAAGGAGACCGGCTTTCGCGAATACGACGCGCGCTGGCTCTTTCCCGAGGAGATCAATCTGATGGGCGTGCAGGCCCTCGGGCTGGGGCTCGGCACGCTGTTCAAGGAGATGGGCGTCACGCCGCCGGCCATCGTCGTCGGCCACGACTACCGCTCCTACTCGCTTTCCATAAAGCAGGCTCTTTTGAGCGGGCTCTTGGGCACCGGATGCGAGGTCCACGATATCGGCTTGGCGCTGTCGCCCATGGCCTATTTCGCCCAGTTTGCGCTGGATGTCGCGGGCGTGGCGATGGTCACCGCCAGCCACAACGACAATGGCTGGACCGGGGTCAAGATGGGCTGCGCGCGTCCCCTCACCTTCGGGCCGGACGAGATGATCGCGCTCAAGGAGATCACGCTCTCCGGGCGCTTTGCCGCCGACGGCGGCGGCTCGTACCGCTTTGTGGAGGACTTCGCCGAGGTCTATCTCGGCGCCATTGCCGACAGGCCGCAACTGAAGCGGCCGATCCGGGCGGTTGCCGCCTGCGGAAACGGCACCGCCGGCGCCTTCGCGCCGGAAGCGCTTAAGCGCATTGGCGCCGATGTGGTCCCGCTCGATACCGCGCTCGACTACACTTTTCCGCGCTACAACCCCAATCCCGAGGACCTGGCGATGCTCGCCGCGGTCGCCGAAAAAGTGCGCGAGAGCGGCGCCGACGTAGGCCTTGCCTTCGACGGCGACGGCGACCGCTGCGGTGTCATCGACAATGAAGGAAGCGCGATCTTCGCCGATAAGGTGGGTGTCATGCTGGCCCGCGACATCTCCGCGCGGCATGAAAAGGCCAAGTTCGTCGTCGACGTCAAATCGACCGGTCTGTTCCTGACCGACCCGGTGCTGATCGCAAACGGGGCCACGACCGAATATTGGAAGACCGGCCATTCCTACATCAAGCGGCGCAGCTTCGAGACCGGGGCGCTGGCGGGATTCGAGAAGAGCGGACATTTTTTCTTCAACCCGCCGCTCGGCCGCGGCTATGACGACGGGCTCGTCGCCGCCTTCGCGGTGCTCGACATGATGGACCGCAATCCGGACAAGACGCTGGCCGAGATGCAGCGCGCCCTGCCCAAGACCTGGCAGTCGCCGACCATGTCGCCGCACTGCGCCGACGAGGAGAAGTATGCCGTCGTCGACAAGGCGGTGGCTCATTTTCAGGACTTGGCCAAGAGGCGCGCGAAGGTGGCAGGCCAGGACATCCGCGAGCTTGTCACCGTCAACGGCGTGCGCGTCGTGCTTGCCGACGGGACCTGGGGCCTGGTGCGCGCCTCCTCCAACAAGCCGGAGCTTGTGGTGGTGGTCGAAAGCCCGACCTCCGAGCAAAACATGCGCGCCATCTTCGAGGCGATCGACGCGCATCTTTCGACCTACCCGCAGGTCGGCGAATACAATCAGAAGATCTGA
- a CDS encoding TIGR02281 family clan AA aspartic protease: MTKLAVTFVVITLALTLGAIVMDEKSAREAAAPRSATADRAQTSRVTAISADRYGHFAAATLVNGVHVEMLADTGASLVVLSQADARRVGIDLARLTYDVPVKTANGEAMAARTVLDEVQVGTIQVRNVAAFVAQRDVLPTSLLGMSFIGAITRFELRGDQLLLTQ; the protein is encoded by the coding sequence ATGACCAAACTTGCCGTCACCTTTGTTGTGATCACGCTGGCGCTGACACTCGGCGCCATCGTAATGGACGAGAAAAGCGCCCGCGAAGCGGCAGCGCCAAGGAGCGCCACCGCCGACAGAGCCCAGACGAGCCGCGTTACGGCCATCAGCGCCGACAGGTACGGCCATTTCGCCGCCGCGACGCTGGTCAACGGCGTTCATGTCGAGATGCTCGCAGATACCGGCGCGAGCCTCGTCGTGTTGAGCCAGGCGGACGCGCGTCGGGTCGGCATCGACCTTGCCCGGCTCACCTATGACGTTCCCGTCAAGACCGCCAACGGGGAGGCGATGGCCGCGCGCACCGTCCTTGACGAGGTGCAAGTGGGCACAATCCAGGTGCGCAATGTCGCTGCGTTTGTCGCGCAGCGCGACGTGCTGCCGACAAGCCTGCTCGGCATGAGCTTCATCGGCGCCATTACGCGCTTCGAGCTGCGCGGCGATCAGCTTTTATTGACGCAATAG
- a CDS encoding TIGR02281 family clan AA aspartic protease — translation MFWIAIGILMTGLVLLVANHQAGQVAGIEGDSFAQLVWLTALGLVVGAGLMFSYRGRAATALRHAATWLLVAVILVAGYSFRTEFTDIAQRVRAQLQPGYALQRITVEGANEVVLFRRADGHFSADVTVDGIAVSMLVDTGATTLTLSNEDAARIGLAVDRLAYSVRIQTANGLSEAAPVSLDRVTIGPITVSPVRALVARPGRLNESLLGIGFLSRLESYEVRGDQMILRAPRA, via the coding sequence ATGTTCTGGATTGCCATCGGCATCCTGATGACGGGCTTGGTACTGCTCGTCGCCAATCACCAGGCCGGCCAGGTCGCCGGCATCGAGGGGGATTCGTTCGCGCAGCTGGTATGGCTCACGGCGTTGGGACTCGTCGTCGGGGCAGGTCTGATGTTTTCCTATCGCGGCCGCGCCGCCACGGCGCTCCGTCATGCCGCAACCTGGCTGCTGGTGGCTGTCATTCTCGTTGCCGGCTATTCGTTCCGCACCGAGTTCACCGACATCGCGCAGAGGGTGCGCGCGCAATTGCAGCCCGGCTACGCGCTTCAGCGGATAACCGTCGAGGGCGCCAACGAGGTGGTCCTGTTCCGCCGCGCCGACGGCCACTTCAGCGCCGACGTGACGGTCGACGGCATTGCCGTGTCGATGCTGGTCGATACCGGCGCCACCACCCTCACCCTGTCCAACGAGGACGCCGCCAGGATCGGGCTGGCGGTCGATCGGCTCGCCTATTCGGTGCGCATTCAAACCGCAAACGGCCTCAGCGAAGCTGCCCCGGTCAGCCTCGATCGCGTGACCATCGGTCCTATCACGGTGAGCCCCGTGCGGGCGTTGGTGGCGCGGCCAGGTCGTCTCAATGAGAGTCTTCTTGGTATCGGATTCTTAAGCCGTCTGGAGTCATATGAAGTCAGGGGCGACCAGATGATCCTGCGTGCGCCACGAGCCTGA
- a CDS encoding adenosylcobinamide-GDP ribazoletransferase — MLQPAVAQWLQELRHAVAFYTLIPAHWMGTVVSEREPVPMGQAMRMVPLAGALVGAVGAAICALAAALTGSTLVASVSAVAATMMITGALHEDGLADTADALAGTTPEKRLEILHDSHIGNFGAAALCTSILLRVALIAVIAQVDGIAATALVLIAAHAVSRGFALWLPYCLPPARKSGAAVAFGRPSERVFVEVILISLVIAFITAASVAHIVATVVAVLVSALVVLGATWLAERLFGGQTGDLSGATQQLAEIAFLFGFTALIGL, encoded by the coding sequence ATGTTGCAGCCAGCGGTTGCGCAATGGCTTCAGGAGCTGCGTCACGCGGTGGCGTTCTATACCCTCATTCCAGCGCATTGGATGGGCACGGTGGTGTCGGAGCGGGAACCTGTTCCCATGGGGCAGGCGATGCGCATGGTGCCGCTGGCGGGGGCACTCGTCGGCGCGGTAGGCGCAGCTATCTGCGCCCTTGCCGCCGCGCTCACAGGGTCAACCCTGGTCGCCTCCGTCTCGGCGGTCGCCGCCACGATGATGATCACCGGCGCCCTGCACGAGGACGGGCTTGCCGATACGGCCGATGCTCTGGCAGGCACGACGCCCGAAAAGCGTCTTGAAATCCTGCACGACAGCCATATCGGCAACTTTGGCGCGGCGGCGCTGTGCACGTCCATCCTGCTGCGGGTGGCGCTGATTGCGGTGATCGCACAGGTCGACGGGATTGCCGCCACGGCGCTGGTGCTGATCGCCGCGCACGCCGTTTCAAGGGGGTTTGCCCTGTGGCTTCCCTACTGCCTGCCGCCGGCGCGCAAGAGCGGGGCCGCGGTAGCCTTCGGGCGTCCCAGCGAGAGGGTTTTCGTGGAGGTCATCCTGATTTCCCTGGTGATCGCCTTCATCACCGCCGCGAGCGTGGCGCACATCGTCGCCACGGTGGTTGCGGTGCTCGTCTCGGCGCTCGTGGTGCTCGGCGCAACGTGGCTAGCCGAACGCCTGTTCGGGGGACAGACGGGGGATCTCTCGGGAGCCACGCAACAGCTTGCCGAGATCGCCTTCCTGTTCGGCTTCACCGCCCTGATCGGACTGTAG
- the cobT gene encoding nicotinate-nucleotide--dimethylbenzimidazole phosphoribosyltransferase, protein MQQQTPKRPPFEDIRDLLAKLPAPDEASADLARRRDADLTKPPGSLGRLEEIAVWLAAWQGRYPPRIDRPVVAVFAGNHGVASRGVSAYPAEVTQQMVANFQSGGAAINQLCRASGAVLKVFELALEMPTGDITEEDALDEASCAATIAYGMEAVAQEADLLGIGEMGIGNTTVAAALAHGLFGGQVEDWVGRGTGVDDSGLKRKHDAVSQAVGRLKRQHGDAPEPLTVLRSLGGRELAAMVGAILAARFSRVPVLIDGYVASAAAAVIHALDPAALDHCMFAHQSAEQAHGRLLAAMGKTALFDFGMRLGEGSGAALAIGVARAALEVHTGMSSFSEAGVSNRDKKPG, encoded by the coding sequence ATGCAGCAGCAGACACCCAAGCGTCCGCCCTTCGAGGACATCCGAGATCTGCTCGCCAAATTGCCGGCGCCGGACGAGGCGAGCGCCGATCTGGCGCGTCGCCGCGACGCCGACCTCACCAAGCCGCCGGGTTCACTCGGGCGGCTCGAGGAGATCGCCGTCTGGCTTGCCGCCTGGCAGGGCCGCTATCCGCCGCGCATCGACCGGCCGGTGGTTGCCGTGTTCGCCGGCAATCACGGCGTGGCGAGCCGTGGCGTGTCGGCCTATCCGGCCGAGGTGACGCAGCAGATGGTGGCCAATTTCCAGTCCGGCGGCGCCGCCATCAACCAGTTGTGCCGGGCAAGCGGCGCCGTGCTCAAGGTCTTCGAGCTGGCGCTCGAGATGCCGACGGGTGACATCACCGAGGAGGATGCCCTGGACGAGGCGAGCTGTGCTGCGACCATCGCCTACGGCATGGAGGCGGTCGCCCAGGAGGCTGACCTTCTCGGCATCGGCGAAATGGGCATCGGCAACACCACGGTCGCCGCCGCGCTCGCCCATGGGCTTTTCGGCGGCCAGGTTGAGGACTGGGTGGGGCGGGGGACCGGCGTCGACGATTCGGGCTTGAAACGCAAGCATGATGCCGTTTCCCAGGCGGTCGGCCGTCTGAAGCGGCAGCATGGCGACGCGCCGGAACCGCTGACGGTGCTGCGCAGCCTCGGCGGCCGCGAGCTTGCGGCCATGGTCGGCGCTATTCTGGCGGCGCGATTCTCCCGCGTGCCGGTCCTGATCGACGGTTATGTCGCAAGCGCCGCCGCGGCGGTGATCCACGCGCTTGATCCTGCGGCGCTTGACCATTGCATGTTCGCGCACCAGTCCGCCGAGCAGGCCCATGGCCGGCTCTTGGCGGCGATGGGCAAGACGGCGCTGTTCGATTTCGGCATGCGGCTCGGCGAGGGCTCGGGCGCGGCGCTGGCGATCGGCGTCGCCCGGGCTGCGCTTGAGGTGCACACCGGCATGAGCAGCTTCTCGGAAGCCGGGGTCTCGAACCGGGATAAGAAGCCCGGCTAA